The window TTTATCAAAGCCCTGGGAATGACCACTCTGCTGAGCCTGAGCGCCGCCAGCTGGGCCGACATCGCAGTGATCGTCAATCTGAAAAATAATAATACTTACACAGGTATCGATGCCGACCTGATTGAGCGTATCTATCTGGGTAAGGCCAGCAAGTTTCCTGATGGGACGGCGGCCGTGCCTTACGATCTGGCCAAAGGCGACAGTGTGCGCGAACAGTTCGGTGTCAAAATACTGAACAAAACGCCATCCCAGCTGCACGCGTTCTGGTCGCGTTCAATCTTCGCCGGTAAGAAACAGCCACCACGTGAAGTCAGCAATGCCGATGCCATGAAGGCTGCGGTTGCCGCCGACCCACACGCCATCGGTTATATCAACGCCTATGCCGTTGATCCGAGTGTGGCCGTGCTCTACACCATCAAAGACTGAGCC of the Thalassolituus hydrocarboniclasticus genome contains:
- a CDS encoding phosphate ABC transporter substrate-binding protein produces the protein MKFIKALGMTTLLSLSAASWADIAVIVNLKNNNTYTGIDADLIERIYLGKASKFPDGTAAVPYDLAKGDSVREQFGVKILNKTPSQLHAFWSRSIFAGKKQPPREVSNADAMKAAVAADPHAIGYINAYAVDPSVAVLYTIKD